One segment of Phragmites australis chromosome 13, lpPhrAust1.1, whole genome shotgun sequence DNA contains the following:
- the LOC133887851 gene encoding uncharacterized protein LOC133887851: MSRSCCSFAVSVVLLALAVTASATAPGLLHEKPQDKRTVNAEAHLEEGARVALASVWAAKKDTPALPMEGKPSGSMATQGDDQSSSGGNGNGSGSGEHGKEEGSSKEGEKQAKSCLTKEECHKKKLLCGKGCTLSAHSKCAAKCSKSCIPTC; encoded by the coding sequence ATGTCACGCTCTTGCTGCAGCTTCGCGGTTTCAGTAGTGCTCCTCGCGCTCGCCGTGACGGCCAGCGCCACCGCGCCGGGCTTACTGCACGAGAAGCCCCAGGACAAGCGGACCGTCAATGCCGAAGCCCACCTCGAGGAGGGCGCGAGGGTGGCGTTGGCGTCCGTCTGGGCGGCCAAGAAGGACACGCCGGCGCTGCCGATGGAGGGGAAGCCGAGCGGCTCCATGGCCACTCAGGGCGACGACCAGAGCTCGTCGGGCGGCAACGGCAACGGTAGCGGCAGCGGCGAGCACGGAAAGGAGGAAGGGAGCAGCAAGGAGGGcgagaagcaggccaagagctgCCTCACCAAGGAGGAGTGCCACAAGAAGAAGCTGCTCTGCGGCAAGGGATGCACGCTCTCGGCGCACAGCAAGTGCGCCGCCAAGTGCTCCAAATCCTGCATCCCCACCTGCTAG
- the LOC133888270 gene encoding katanin p80 WD40 repeat-containing subunit B1 homolog KTN80.4-like isoform X1 produces the protein MTTNTKRAYKLQEFVAHSSNVNCLKIGRKTSRVLVTGGEDHKVNLWAIGKPNSILSLSGHTSAVESVSFDSTEVFVAAGAASGTIKLWDLEEAKIVRTLTGHRSNCMSVDFHPFGEFFASGSLDTNLKIWDIRRKGCIHTYKGHTRGVNAIRFTPDGRWVVSGGEDNTVKVWDLTAGKLLHDFKNHEGQIQCIDFHPHEFLLATGSADKTVKFWDLETFELIGSAGPETTGVRSMTFNPDGRSLLCGLHESLKVFSWEPIRCHDTVDVGWSRLADLNVHEGKLLGCSFNQSCVGIWVVDLTRLEPYATGTSTKLNGHSELKTLSSGTMPLQNDSGSRANIGRSSVLQNSENNLKASSGRLSVSQNSDSALKETKLTASGGMVPSTPQRAGIGSNTKSVGNSAFASGGTTLKRSSLKSNNASNLHNFSKVDVVPVIVPRTSSGGELATDSRSDAADVAPALSKATRRVEPATDSRKEITDAEPVIPRASSRMEISSDSAPVVASKAGRRLESATDSKKESTDAAPVVPRAASRMEMVSDFAPVLSKASRRLESATDSRKESTDVAPVVVPRTSSRMEMASDSRREPSAGRVSPYRIQSRYAELRKLTHAKGDANKVDVGSKNTETDDFNCQIFLPRGNGVIQTKSSEEIREDVKHGAVDKMGFLNSTEPNTSLHSENYVSRLHKPRDNYYIEVSRAGRTRSSVSNWEGRDQSPSHEEPTSSSSSLARTGRSYSSRGSNQATETPIIASDEDVLSLLMEQHELFLSSTRSRLTKLQIIHQMWDRNDIRGVISVMEKMCDHAVSADMASVLMEKNETITLDLCTSILPVVTDLLESKTDRHLGVSLELLVKLVRTFGPVIHSTVSAGPSSVGVDLQAEQRRERCNLCFIELEKVKNKLPFLTRIKGAVANAAQELTLVFQEVMS, from the exons ATGACGACCAACACCAAGCGCGCCTACAAGCTCC aggagtttgtgGCACATTCATCCAATGTCAACTGCCTCAAGATTGGGAGGAAGACCTCCCGGGTTCTCGTCACAGGAGGAGAGGATCATAAGGTCAATCTTTGGGCTATTGGGAAACCAAATTCAATATTG AGTTTATCAGGGCATACAAGTGCTGTGGAGTCGGTTAGTTTTGATTCCACAGAAGTGTTTGTGGCCGCAGGAGCAGCCAGTGGAACAATAAAATTATGGGATTTGGAGGAGGCAAAGA TTGTCCGCACTCTTACTGGACATAGGTCAAACTGCATGTCAGTTGATTTCCATCCCTTTGGGGAATTCTTTGCCTCTGGATCATTGGACACTAATTTGAAGATATGGGATATAAGAAGGAAGGGTTgtattcatacatacaaaggTCACACACGAGGGGTGAATGCTATTAGATTCACACCCGATGGGCGGTGGGTTGTGTCTGGTGGTGAAGATAATACAGTGAAG GTTTGGGATCTGACAGCTGGAAAGTTATTACATGATTTCAAGAACCATGAGGGTCAGATTCAGTGCATAGATTTCCATCCCCATGAGTTCCTTCTGGCAACAG GTTCAGCTGATAAAACTGTCAAGTTCTGGGATTTGGAAACCTTTGAGTTGATTGGATCTGCTGGACCTGAG ACAACAGGTGTTCGATCCATGACATTCAATCCTGATGGAAGATCTCTGTTATGTGGGTTGCATGAAAGCTTAAAG GTTTTCTCATGGGAGCCAATAAGATGCCACGATACTGTGGATGTGGGATGGTCTAGACTTGCTGATCTAAATGTCCATGAGGGAAAACTTCTTGGTTGTTCTTTCAATCAAAGTTGTGTTGGAATATGGGTTGTTGATCTAACG CGTCTTGAGCCATACGCAACTGGTACTTCGACAAAACTAAATGGTCATTCTGAATTGAAGACTTTGTCAAGTGGCACTATGCCTTTACAAAATGACAGTGGTTCAAGGGCTAACATTGGGCGATCATCAGTTCTACAAAATTCAGAGAATAACTTAAAGGCTTCTTCAGGAAGACTATCAGTTTCTCAAAACTCAGATTCTGCACTCAAAGAGACAAAATTGACAGCTT CAGGCGGAATGGTCCCAAGCACACCACAAAGGGCTGGAATCGGCTCCAATACTAAATCTGTTGGAAATTCAGCTTTTGCATCTGGTGGCACCACCTTGAAGAGAAGTTCACTGAAGAGTAACAATGCCTCTAATCTTCACAATTTCAGTAAAGTTGATGTAGTGCCTGTGATTGTCCCAAGAACTAGCTCAGGAGGAGAGCTGGCTACTGATTCTAGAAGTGATGCTGCTGATGTGGCACCTGCTCTTTCTAAGGCAACAAGAAGGGTAGAGCCTGCTACTGATTCTAGAAAAGAAATTACTGATGCAGAACCTGTTATTCCTAGAGCAAGCTCAAGAATGGAAATATCCTCTGATTCAGCACCTGTTGTTGCTTCCAAGGCAGGCAGAAGGTTGGAGTCTGCTACTGATTCTAAGAAAGAAAGTACTGATGCAGCACCTGTTGTTCCCAGGGCAGCTTCCAGAATGGAAATGGTCTCTGATTTTGCACCCGTTCTTTCTAAGGCAAGCAGAAGACTAGAGTCTGCTACAGATTCAAGGAAAGAAAGTACTGATGTGGCACCTGTTGTTGTCCCCAGAACAAGTTCAAGAATGGAAATGGCCTCTGATTCTAGGAGAGAACCTTCTGCTGGAAGAGTCTCACCATACAGAATCCAATCAAGATATGCTGAGCTACGGAAGCTAACCCATGCCAAAGGTGATGCAAACAAAGTTGATGTTGGAAGCAAAAATACTGAAACAGATGACTTTAATTGCCAAATATTTCTTCCCCGGGGAAATGGTGTTATTCAAACAAAaagttctgaagaaatccgtGAAGATGTTAAACATGGTGCAGTTGACAAGATGGGATTTTTGAATTCAACAGAACCGAATACAAGTCTCCACAGTGAGAATT ACGTTTCTAGACTGCACAAACCAAGAGATAACTACTATATTGAAGTTTCAAGAGCAG gaagaacaagatcaagtgTCTCTAATTGGGAAGGGAGGGATCAGTCCCCTAGTCACGAAGAACCGACAAGTAGTTCTTCTTCGCTGGCTCGTACAGGCCGTTCGTATTCATCT AGAGGAAGCAACCAAGCTACTGAAACTCCAATCATAGCTAGTGATGAGGATGTTCTATCTCTTCTAATGGAACAGCACGAGCTATTTCTAAGCTCAACACGGTCTCGACTGACAAAATTGCAG ATTATTCATCAAATGTGGGATAGAAATGACATCAGGGGTGTTATCTCTGTGATGGAGAAGATGTGTGATCACGCT GTCTCTGCTGATATGGCAAGTGTTCTGATGGAGAAAAATGAAACAATCACACTAGATTTATGTACCTCTATCCTGCCTGTTGTCACTGACCTTCTGGAGAGTAAAACTGATAG ACACTTAGGTGTTTCATTGGAATTGTTGGTGAAGCTTGTTAGGACTTTTGGGCCAGTAATCCATTCAACAGTATCAGCAGGGCCTTCTTCTGTTGGTGTAGATCTTCAGGCAGAGCAAAG GCGGGAGCGCTGCAACCTATGCTTCattgaattggagaaggtcAAAAATAAGCTTCCGTTTCTTACAAG AATAAAAGGGGCAGTTGCAAATGCAGCACAAGAACTCACTCTTGTCTTCCAGGAAGTTATGAGTTGA
- the LOC133888270 gene encoding katanin p80 WD40 repeat-containing subunit B1 homolog KTN80.4-like isoform X2: protein MTTNTKRAYKLQEFVAHSSNVNCLKIGRKTSRVLVTGGEDHKVNLWAIGKPNSILSLSGHTSAVESVSFDSTEVFVAAGAASGTIKLWDLEEAKIVRTLTGHRSNCMSVDFHPFGEFFASGSLDTNLKIWDIRRKGCIHTYKGHTRGVNAIRFTPDGRWVVSGGEDNTVKVWDLTAGKLLHDFKNHEGQIQCIDFHPHEFLLATGSADKTVKFWDLETFELIGSAGPETTGVRSMTFNPDGRSLLCGLHESLKVFSWEPIRCHDTVDVGWSRLADLNVHEGKLLGCSFNQSCVGIWVVDLTRLEPYATGTSTKLNGHSELKTLSSGTMPLQNDSGSRANIGRSSVLQNSENNLKASSGRLSVSQNSDSALKETKLTACGMVPSTPQRAGIGSNTKSVGNSAFASGGTTLKRSSLKSNNASNLHNFSKVDVVPVIVPRTSSGGELATDSRSDAADVAPALSKATRRVEPATDSRKEITDAEPVIPRASSRMEISSDSAPVVASKAGRRLESATDSKKESTDAAPVVPRAASRMEMVSDFAPVLSKASRRLESATDSRKESTDVAPVVVPRTSSRMEMASDSRREPSAGRVSPYRIQSRYAELRKLTHAKGDANKVDVGSKNTETDDFNCQIFLPRGNGVIQTKSSEEIREDVKHGAVDKMGFLNSTEPNTSLHSENYVSRLHKPRDNYYIEVSRAGRTRSSVSNWEGRDQSPSHEEPTSSSSSLARTGRSYSSRGSNQATETPIIASDEDVLSLLMEQHELFLSSTRSRLTKLQIIHQMWDRNDIRGVISVMEKMCDHAVSADMASVLMEKNETITLDLCTSILPVVTDLLESKTDRHLGVSLELLVKLVRTFGPVIHSTVSAGPSSVGVDLQAEQRRERCNLCFIELEKVKNKLPFLTRIKGAVANAAQELTLVFQEVMS, encoded by the exons ATGACGACCAACACCAAGCGCGCCTACAAGCTCC aggagtttgtgGCACATTCATCCAATGTCAACTGCCTCAAGATTGGGAGGAAGACCTCCCGGGTTCTCGTCACAGGAGGAGAGGATCATAAGGTCAATCTTTGGGCTATTGGGAAACCAAATTCAATATTG AGTTTATCAGGGCATACAAGTGCTGTGGAGTCGGTTAGTTTTGATTCCACAGAAGTGTTTGTGGCCGCAGGAGCAGCCAGTGGAACAATAAAATTATGGGATTTGGAGGAGGCAAAGA TTGTCCGCACTCTTACTGGACATAGGTCAAACTGCATGTCAGTTGATTTCCATCCCTTTGGGGAATTCTTTGCCTCTGGATCATTGGACACTAATTTGAAGATATGGGATATAAGAAGGAAGGGTTgtattcatacatacaaaggTCACACACGAGGGGTGAATGCTATTAGATTCACACCCGATGGGCGGTGGGTTGTGTCTGGTGGTGAAGATAATACAGTGAAG GTTTGGGATCTGACAGCTGGAAAGTTATTACATGATTTCAAGAACCATGAGGGTCAGATTCAGTGCATAGATTTCCATCCCCATGAGTTCCTTCTGGCAACAG GTTCAGCTGATAAAACTGTCAAGTTCTGGGATTTGGAAACCTTTGAGTTGATTGGATCTGCTGGACCTGAG ACAACAGGTGTTCGATCCATGACATTCAATCCTGATGGAAGATCTCTGTTATGTGGGTTGCATGAAAGCTTAAAG GTTTTCTCATGGGAGCCAATAAGATGCCACGATACTGTGGATGTGGGATGGTCTAGACTTGCTGATCTAAATGTCCATGAGGGAAAACTTCTTGGTTGTTCTTTCAATCAAAGTTGTGTTGGAATATGGGTTGTTGATCTAACG CGTCTTGAGCCATACGCAACTGGTACTTCGACAAAACTAAATGGTCATTCTGAATTGAAGACTTTGTCAAGTGGCACTATGCCTTTACAAAATGACAGTGGTTCAAGGGCTAACATTGGGCGATCATCAGTTCTACAAAATTCAGAGAATAACTTAAAGGCTTCTTCAGGAAGACTATCAGTTTCTCAAAACTCAGATTCTGCACTCAAAGAGACAAAATTGACAGCTT GCGGAATGGTCCCAAGCACACCACAAAGGGCTGGAATCGGCTCCAATACTAAATCTGTTGGAAATTCAGCTTTTGCATCTGGTGGCACCACCTTGAAGAGAAGTTCACTGAAGAGTAACAATGCCTCTAATCTTCACAATTTCAGTAAAGTTGATGTAGTGCCTGTGATTGTCCCAAGAACTAGCTCAGGAGGAGAGCTGGCTACTGATTCTAGAAGTGATGCTGCTGATGTGGCACCTGCTCTTTCTAAGGCAACAAGAAGGGTAGAGCCTGCTACTGATTCTAGAAAAGAAATTACTGATGCAGAACCTGTTATTCCTAGAGCAAGCTCAAGAATGGAAATATCCTCTGATTCAGCACCTGTTGTTGCTTCCAAGGCAGGCAGAAGGTTGGAGTCTGCTACTGATTCTAAGAAAGAAAGTACTGATGCAGCACCTGTTGTTCCCAGGGCAGCTTCCAGAATGGAAATGGTCTCTGATTTTGCACCCGTTCTTTCTAAGGCAAGCAGAAGACTAGAGTCTGCTACAGATTCAAGGAAAGAAAGTACTGATGTGGCACCTGTTGTTGTCCCCAGAACAAGTTCAAGAATGGAAATGGCCTCTGATTCTAGGAGAGAACCTTCTGCTGGAAGAGTCTCACCATACAGAATCCAATCAAGATATGCTGAGCTACGGAAGCTAACCCATGCCAAAGGTGATGCAAACAAAGTTGATGTTGGAAGCAAAAATACTGAAACAGATGACTTTAATTGCCAAATATTTCTTCCCCGGGGAAATGGTGTTATTCAAACAAAaagttctgaagaaatccgtGAAGATGTTAAACATGGTGCAGTTGACAAGATGGGATTTTTGAATTCAACAGAACCGAATACAAGTCTCCACAGTGAGAATT ACGTTTCTAGACTGCACAAACCAAGAGATAACTACTATATTGAAGTTTCAAGAGCAG gaagaacaagatcaagtgTCTCTAATTGGGAAGGGAGGGATCAGTCCCCTAGTCACGAAGAACCGACAAGTAGTTCTTCTTCGCTGGCTCGTACAGGCCGTTCGTATTCATCT AGAGGAAGCAACCAAGCTACTGAAACTCCAATCATAGCTAGTGATGAGGATGTTCTATCTCTTCTAATGGAACAGCACGAGCTATTTCTAAGCTCAACACGGTCTCGACTGACAAAATTGCAG ATTATTCATCAAATGTGGGATAGAAATGACATCAGGGGTGTTATCTCTGTGATGGAGAAGATGTGTGATCACGCT GTCTCTGCTGATATGGCAAGTGTTCTGATGGAGAAAAATGAAACAATCACACTAGATTTATGTACCTCTATCCTGCCTGTTGTCACTGACCTTCTGGAGAGTAAAACTGATAG ACACTTAGGTGTTTCATTGGAATTGTTGGTGAAGCTTGTTAGGACTTTTGGGCCAGTAATCCATTCAACAGTATCAGCAGGGCCTTCTTCTGTTGGTGTAGATCTTCAGGCAGAGCAAAG GCGGGAGCGCTGCAACCTATGCTTCattgaattggagaaggtcAAAAATAAGCTTCCGTTTCTTACAAG AATAAAAGGGGCAGTTGCAAATGCAGCACAAGAACTCACTCTTGTCTTCCAGGAAGTTATGAGTTGA